The Alkalihalobacillus sp. TS-13 genomic interval TCTTAAGCTCTATTGATGAAGGCATCCATGTCATCAACAGCGAAGGAATCACTGTTTTTTATAACGAGATCGCCTCTTCACACGATGGTGTAGCGGTTGAAGATGTATTAGGGCAACATCTCTTAGACGTATTTCCGTCCTTTTCTAAAGAAACAAGTACATTATTGAAAGTCCTTGAAACCGGCGAGCCGATTTTCAATCAGCATCAACGGTATCCGAATGTGAAAGGTCAGTTGATCATTACAGTGAACACAACGTTACCGATCAAAGTCGATGGACAAATCGTCGGTGCTGTAGAGATTGCCAAGGATTTCACCAAAATCCAACAGTTATCCTGGAAACTCCTTGATCTGGAGGCACGGGTCAAAGGGAACACCGGGGATGATAAACCTAAGGAATACGAAAACGGTACAAACTTTAAAATGACAGACATTCTGACGCAGGATGAAGCCTTTATGAAGGTGAAAAAGATGGCGCTCCTCGCTGCGGATTCGTCGTCCCCTGTGCTCGTGTATGGCGAGACAGGTACGGGAAAAGAGCTGTTGGTCCAATCGGTCCATAATGCCTCCGATCGGTGCAACCGTTCGTTTATTGCACAAAACTGTGCTGCAATTCCTTCTTCACTTCTCGAAAGTATTCTCTTCGGAACCGCAAAGGGTAGCTATACTGGTGCAGTCGATCGCCCTGGACTATTTGAATTAGCGGATGGGGGGACATTATTTTTAGATGAACTGAACTCGATGCCGCTTGAAACGCAGGCTAAACTGCTGCGCGTCTTACAGAACGGAAAGATCCGCAGAGTGGGCAGTACTTCTGAAAAAAGTGTGAATGTACGTGTCATCGTGGCGATGAATGAAGATCCGAAAATTTGTATTGAAAAAGAAACACTTCGCAAGGATTTATATTATCGGTTGAATGTCATTTTCTTAAAGATACCGCCATTACGAGCAAGACGAGGTGATATCCCATTACTGACTGACCATTTCATCCAGCGGTATAATTTCAAGTTCGGAAAACTCGTTACAAGAGTTTCATCTGAAGTGAAACAACTTTTTCAAGAATATGACTGGCCAGGTAATGTACGTGAACTAGAGCATGCGATTGAGTCTGCACTGAATTTGATCACAGAGGATACCTTGACTCTCGAACACATCCCAATCCATTTAATTGAAGCATCAGATGGTCGCGGTGAAAATGAAATGAAGCGGATTCCTTCACTTCGGGAAGCGATTTCTGACACCGAAGAAATGTGGATTAAAAGGGCAATGACGGAGACTGATGGAAATATCCAACAAGCGGCGAAACTTTTGAAAATACCGCGCCAGACACTACAATACAAGCTTTCAAAACTTCAGGAAAAAAGCACTGCCGAAAATTAGGCGGTGTTTTTGTACTTAAAGAAAGCATAAAAATCTTTCTTCAGTATAAGCGTAACTAAGGCTCAGCCTGCACAAAGGCTTGGCTTTGCCAAAGTTTTCTTTATGGCTCAGAAGCCCTCGTAAAGAGGAACTTTCGCCTGAATCAACCCACTAAAAAAGTTTTCTGGTGACCTATGTTAATTCGGAAAAAATAGTCATTCACCCCTTATAGCCACTTGTTCATATGATACAATGACCCATTAATATTCAGAATAATAAAAATTGGCACAAAACTTGCATTATAGATAGATGAGTAGATTTTAACTGGGGGGAATGACATGAAAGAGTTCGTTTACAAACCAGATCGTCATTGGAAGGATATTGAACTATGGAAAGACGTCACTGACGAACAATGGAATGATTGGCTATGGCAACTGACCAACACGATCCGTAATGTTGATCAACTGAAGAAAGTGGTGAATCTGACACCTGAGGAAGAAGAAGGGGTACGTATATCAACCAGGACCATCCCGTTGAACATTACACCTTATTATGCTTCACTCATGAATCCGGATGATCCACGCTGTCCGGTCCGGATGCAGTCGGTACCAATCTCAGCTGAAATCAATAAAACAAAATACGATCTTGAGGATCCGTTACATGAAGATGAAGATTCACCTGTACCTGGTTTAACGCATCGCTATCCAGACCGTGTGCTGTTCCTGGTGACGAACCAGTGCTCGATGTATTGCCGTTATTGCACAAGACGCCGTTTTTCCGGTCAGATCGGGATGGGTGTTCCGAAAAAGCAATTGGATGCGGCGATCAATTATATTGCAAATACGCCTGAAGTACGAGACGTCCTCATCTCGGGTGGAGACGGTCTGTTGATTAACGATAATATCCTTGAATACGTGTTGAAAAATTTACGTGAGATCCCACATGTGGAAATCATACGTATCGGTACACGAGCACCTGTCGTTTTCCCGCAGCGTATTACGGAGAACCTTTGCAATATCTTGAAGAAATACCATCCGGTGTGGCTGAATACACATTTTAATACATCAATAGAAATCACTGAAGACTCGAAGCGTGCCTGCGAGATGCTGGCAGACGCTGGAGTACCGGTTGGAAACCAGGCCGTCATTTTGGCAGGGATCAATGACAGTCCTTACATCATGAAAAAGTTGATGCATGATCTCGTTAAGATACGCGTCCGCCCTTATTACATCTATCAGTGTGACCTGTCGGAAGGGATCGGACATTTCCGAGCTCCTGTTTCGAAAGGCCTCGAAATCATCGAGTCATTACGGGGACACACATCCGGTTACGCTGTCCCGACGTTCGTTGTCGATGCACCAGGTGGCGGCGGAAAGATTTCAGTTCAGCCGAATTATATCATCTCGCAAAGTGCGGATAAGGTCGTCCTTCGTAACTTTGAAGGTGTGATCACGACTTATCCGGAGCCTGAAAATTACGTTCCCGGCCGAGCAGAATCCTATTTCGACGAGGTTTATCAAATAGCAGAAAAACCAACGACAGTCGGGATCGCCAGTCTGATGCGGGATGAGGCATTCAACTTAGTGCCAGAAGGTTTGCAGCGATTGAACCGTCGTAAAAATTATGAAACAGATCCAGAACACTCTTCCTTGAAAGATCGTCGCTCGAAGCGCGATGAAATGGTCGAACGGAAGTGGCAAGCCGAACAACAGAAGACAGCTGGCGAGTAAGGAGGTATTCGATGCATTGTATGTGGTGTGAATCAAAGCAAGCAGAAGAAGCGATCAAAACGGGTTATTGGGAACTTCCCGATGGCTCGCGAGCGATAGAAATAAAAGAAATCCCATCTGTATCCTGCCCGAATTGCGGTATGGAATATCAAGAGGAGAGCCTTATCGAGGAAATTGAAGATCAGATGATGTTAATCGATACGAAACCATTGCCGAATTCAGTCACATTTAAAGAACTTATGGCTGTCCCGCGTTTTTTAAAGAAGAATTACTTTAAGATGTAGTAACAGCGGATGCATTTTTGATCAAAAGAATGATTGAGTAACCATAAATCTAAAAATTTGGATGTAAGTCTAAAAATTTCAAAATAAGTCCTAAAAAACTGGCCCTAAGTCTAAAATATCGCAAATAAGTCTAAAACCACATAAAAAGAAAATTGTAGTGAACATCATGAAGCGGAGGAAGCGGCCATCACATGATCGGCTGCTTCTTTCGACATAGAAAAGAGGTGTTAATAGCCATGGCCAAAGAATCACATCTGATAAAACCATTACTTGGAGCATCTTATCCGGAAGTTGCATACGGCAAAGGAATCTATTTATATGATACGGAAGGGAACCGATATTTGGACGGCGCATCTGGTGCAGTCACAGCCAATATTGGGCATGGTGTTGTCGAAATCATTGAAGCGTTGAAGGAACAGGCCGAGAAGATTTCATTCGTCTATCGATCCCAATTC includes:
- a CDS encoding YokU family protein translates to MHCMWCESKQAEEAIKTGYWELPDGSRAIEIKEIPSVSCPNCGMEYQEESLIEEIEDQMMLIDTKPLPNSVTFKELMAVPRFLKKNYFKM
- a CDS encoding sigma 54-interacting transcriptional regulator, producing MDVTNTKEMLQAILSSIDEGIHVINSEGITVFYNEIASSHDGVAVEDVLGQHLLDVFPSFSKETSTLLKVLETGEPIFNQHQRYPNVKGQLIITVNTTLPIKVDGQIVGAVEIAKDFTKIQQLSWKLLDLEARVKGNTGDDKPKEYENGTNFKMTDILTQDEAFMKVKKMALLAADSSSPVLVYGETGTGKELLVQSVHNASDRCNRSFIAQNCAAIPSSLLESILFGTAKGSYTGAVDRPGLFELADGGTLFLDELNSMPLETQAKLLRVLQNGKIRRVGSTSEKSVNVRVIVAMNEDPKICIEKETLRKDLYYRLNVIFLKIPPLRARRGDIPLLTDHFIQRYNFKFGKLVTRVSSEVKQLFQEYDWPGNVRELEHAIESALNLITEDTLTLEHIPIHLIEASDGRGENEMKRIPSLREAISDTEEMWIKRAMTETDGNIQQAAKLLKIPRQTLQYKLSKLQEKSTAEN
- the ablA gene encoding lysine 2,3-aminomutase, coding for MKEFVYKPDRHWKDIELWKDVTDEQWNDWLWQLTNTIRNVDQLKKVVNLTPEEEEGVRISTRTIPLNITPYYASLMNPDDPRCPVRMQSVPISAEINKTKYDLEDPLHEDEDSPVPGLTHRYPDRVLFLVTNQCSMYCRYCTRRRFSGQIGMGVPKKQLDAAINYIANTPEVRDVLISGGDGLLINDNILEYVLKNLREIPHVEIIRIGTRAPVVFPQRITENLCNILKKYHPVWLNTHFNTSIEITEDSKRACEMLADAGVPVGNQAVILAGINDSPYIMKKLMHDLVKIRVRPYYIYQCDLSEGIGHFRAPVSKGLEIIESLRGHTSGYAVPTFVVDAPGGGGKISVQPNYIISQSADKVVLRNFEGVITTYPEPENYVPGRAESYFDEVYQIAEKPTTVGIASLMRDEAFNLVPEGLQRLNRRKNYETDPEHSSLKDRRSKRDEMVERKWQAEQQKTAGE